The Amblyomma americanum isolate KBUSLIRL-KWMA chromosome 11, ASM5285725v1, whole genome shotgun sequence genome includes the window atgatgatgatgatgctgatgatgatgatgatgatgatgatgatgatgatgatgatgatgatgatgatgatgatgatgatgatgatgatgatgatgatgatgaaagcaaGCAAGCTCATGACAAGATGGGCTGCCTCTGAGCTCCGGCACACGTACTCAATCATCTCGAGGTCctcgttcgacccagtggcgttcgtcctgttcatcgctgccccgacggctctgctctgctgggaacgatcggctaagtttcgggtggctgattgtggcattttctctctgcgtctttgcgtgGTAAGGCattaagcccgggctatgtccacccagtctcccggccaggggagttccctctggtcggcttctctgtccactgatctcctaccgttggaagcttttttgcgcagtggtgtcggcagtatccctgtcgcgctggtgcctaaggatggtggtgctatcaagatgaacaaccctggtgctgttcgggctgctctccagtcggcgacttctctttatgagtcaatctcagaggttcgccagtttggacgtggcgggattctgtgcagatcgccagacctcgcctgtgtaagagatttactaaactcctcatcctttgcctcccttcgggtaagttccttcatcctttcacatctggcgtgcacgaaaggtattgtacgaggcgtagactcttccctgtctccggcagagactcttgagcttctgtcggctgcaggtgttgttgctgtgcaccgctgtagccgggatgtaaacaacgtgcggatgcccactgaatcagtgattgctacctttgccggcaattcctgcccctctgaaatcaaggcatggcctctaatttttcgggtagacccattatcatctccgCCTCTGCCGtataacaactgctggcgctatggacatagcgccggcggttgcaaatccaacttgaggtgttgcaactgtggggatggtcattcaacgaccacctgcactgagaagaatgagaagtgttgcctttgcggtggtgctcactctgcaaactactcaaattgtccctctcgagctcaggaaattcaaattctggaaataattgacaggaaacgctgttcgcgccgttacgctatttcagaggttaaagaacgtgcccacggttatgccggtgtgaccgctcggcaaggtgtcatgttagactcaacgctgtctcAGGCAATTGcagctgctgtggaggcttcgatgtctaaaatggtagaaaagattgtcgcaaatgtgtcggagtgctttacaaatgttctagcgactcagattacacatgccgtgcaggctagtttggcacctctttggacagcaattccctctcctcttatccggtctccaatttcagtagcatcacaaccccaggaacaaacttcggtcccttccgctgtacctacctcgggtacttcgagggatgttgatataatgtacgattccgagatggtggagcctgatgcgcggcttcttaagcgcatcgggtcccccatgtctcattcgttgtcttctctgggcacccagcccaaatcaaagaagcagcagcttggcactaaacccaaggataccattttggagcaggcagttgctgctgctagactttcgcaaccatagcgtcgttgcgagtactgcagtggaactgtcgctctattctttccgcttccacagatttacactgcctttctactcagcttaatccggatgtcataattctgcaagaaacgtggctttcaaccgacaaacattttcatatcaaaaattaccgttcatttcgcctagaccgccagtgaagaggcgggggtttactaactttagtctcttcaaaattttgccacagggctgtggtatcttttcaacaaatgtctcctcactgtgagattttggcaatagactttgtacttcctgggtgctctccattttcgatagcaaattgttatttccccaatggagtccagaatgttagacctctggactttttactcgtaaactgtaaaaacccagttcttgtggctggggacttcaattctcaccatgtgtcttggggttttaggactaatacatgcggcaagcgcctttgggactgggtttctgatcataACTTGATGTgtttaaattcaggatcggccacttatcttcgctcacacactcaatctgttttagatctcacgttcattagtcctggaattggcgtaacgaattggtcgacagttgatagcggcacctcaagtgatcatatacctattcattttgatatcatatgtcgtgttactccagcgtcttctcagttgcggtcacatgtaaattatgacagatttcagacggcgttgcgctctgcccttgctccagtgtctaacatcgccgaggtccaccagtcagcaagcatatgtctaactattgaggaaagccgtaaaaagttggagttcctggtgaggccaacaaaagggaattcttctaactggtggaatgcggactgtacaagagattacaggcggaggaaggcagtatggaaaaagcttcttcataacaaatgtccgaataactggagtgattataaatttattgcagccacctttaaacgcacagtttctcgcgcaaaggaaaaatatgactcagaaaacttcgattatctttcaaaggcgggcaaccgacgtgcactattcggttctCTACGgcctaggaaacagctcatgtcctctcataattttcagacattagttatgtcacctgtagaagctatccaggcggttgaattaatagccacaggcctgcaaaagcggttctcgtctttactacctttgcgaccattgttgtttgcaccagtcgtgccaaatgataatgcctcacaagtaaatctatcagagctttcacaagttgtccagagattgccagctgctgctcctggtcctgatggtgttaccacaaagatgctcaagattataattgaagagtctcccaactccttattgcacctaataaactactctctcaaacaagcttggataccttctgagtggaagctgtccaaggtgatccctttacttaaaaatcagggtggaggctacgAATttgataatattaggccaatttctttaacatcaaacgtagtaaagttgatagaaagggtgttactaattcgggtgtcagccattgtggaccgaaaaagtatactcagcccgtgcctactcggtttccggccacggtgttcgatatggaatgtacatgctgatcttgagagcagaattctccttgcccgtcgtcaacgcctggtagcggctttggttacgttagatgtcgccaaagcttacgacagtgtagaacacttcatcctgatacataggctacagtctcttcaatttccagattatatagttgcatggatatctgcactTCTTGATAACagagaattcttttgcgtccataatggtgttcattcagagaggtatggACAACCGCGAGGcataccgcaaggagctgttctttctcctgtgctctttaatattctgttaagctcaattcctctccaccgccatatacgcacttacgtctatgcggacgacattgcgttttttgctgctgcgccggatatacattgtctgtatggtctgttgcagtcatatttgaatacacttgagcactggttgagcgcattacacctgaagttaaatgttggcaagtgcgccactcttgttttccctctattcactcctgtagtggtctctctcacttgccagttaaaaataataccgcaggttcaatccctaaaatacctaggggtcatttatgacaacaaactcacctggcgacctcacattgaccatgtcgcggcgaaaggggctcgtgccgtgggtatgttacggagattatgtcatcaccggtacggcatgcgcagagatgcgctattaatgatctacataatgtatgtcaggccaattttagaatttggatcagtgttgttttcaggctcagctacatataaacttcgccctctcgtccttttagagaggaaagcacttcgcatgtgcctcggccttccaaaatttgtggctaccaatgtgctgtaccttgaagcccgcattccgtccctcttatcacgacttcaatttttaactgtgcaaacttacctcaggatctatgaatctcatttccaccgttcccaaagcattttctgttctcagccaacctccttttttggtgtcccctggtctcgtttcaattcccctcagatagtgtttgtgcaaagattacttcagcctttagatgtaaacatttatgatatccttcctgcgcttcgcaatgggcccgctatccacattgttttcgacgacatattcccaaaaaatgcaaaacttttgccaccgagtattctaaatggtcttctagaagatcatctgaggaccctacctacagatatagcaatagccactgatgcatcgcaacttcattgaaaaagcaggtgtgggaatattttgctcgcatttagagtggtccttttctctgcgccttccagatttcacccctatttttcaagcagagtttctagcagttttacttgctctacgcaagctagacccctctattacagcagttgcagtaattactgattctttatttttgtgttcgtccctcgctgcacatgttgacggtcccattttatcaactttcttatccctacttcctccgcatttgagccttgttcatttagtatgggttcccggtcacagcagtgtgacagtaaatgagatttctgataatctcgcaaaggcttccctcagcggccccgtgttgccaatcattccggctacagcctatattacagcatctagatttcggccacgtgcgtttttaagcacgcaagacgcATCACTTTTAACATCAGCGGATTATAAGcgccttaaatattattggaacaggaaaatttgctgctctcggcagcttgaagtatcactgacgaggctgcgctgccgcatcgcccctctaaatttctatttacacaaatCGGGTTTGGcgatctctcccctttgtgcattttgccgtgagcctgaatctattgaacatttttggctgtattgtcgccgattcaactctctgagaaaacggttgctggaggagcccttgcagcatcttggccttagtttgagcagcccgctcttgctatcatttggggccaccacatttgggttcagccacagatctgtttgtaccgctgttctaaatttcctgatagaatttcACCTGACTGTCTTTCTAAGTGTTCcaactttttcttttctatcaattattacattttgactaaatcattaatatttaatccctctatttattattattcttaaaattttaaaatcaaaacactcattccttttctgttcatgacgaaaaattcaccggtgttgcgctcccacgtgcttttcctttttgttaactgcgttcaggtgaatatccacccgattcttggccgatcccccagtgtgggtatgtgccatcttttgataggctaacaacaacaacaacttagcaaggtcggctcttgacgggtcagtgacacatcccgagccgaatttcagcctgctggcgatttccaggtttcagcggttcctacatatcagccaggttacgagatccctcattaaataccactgactatcagcacttaacatataattggaacgtccgttcgtgtaaatccaggctgtgtgaggtaacaatgtcgcggttgcggtgcaggattccaagtttgaatttatatctatgcaggtgtgggttgacaccgacgaacctatgtgacgcatgtgggaaagttgaatctttagaccattttctcctctactgcccaaagttcgcagttcagagaaagatttacctggaggtccctctctccaggttagggctccctttatctttgccagtattattatcgtttggtgcgaacgccaaaggatttgcattgggttctatttgtgggtttatccacgattacataattgcaactggtaggttgatgtgctaattcttttaaagttctacgagctcttcttttttcaccaaaatgctgtctgttatttaactgtcaatattgttctcttgtttttattcattgatttttcaaaattcatgattggtgctacaattttgtcatcatcttccatggaaacttttgtttattcaactacaccttggccaatccccccgcgtgggtatgtcccatatacctggggtgaagaagaagaagacgaagaagcccGCACGACTGCTgcctcggagcaccgccaagCCCTTGAAGAAGTGCCGAGAGCCGTTCAGCAGTATGCCAAGCCACACGCTCTGCTCCCAAGAGTACGAGGACGAGGACGCGAGCCCATGGATCCCCGACATCCTGTGGCTTCACTACCGCAGCCAGCTGGCTCTGGGACATCTGTCCGACTTTCCAGCTACGGGCAACATGCTCGAAATGCGCTGGGACGACGAGCTGGCTAAGGTGGCCCAGGCGCTGGCAGAACGCTGCTTCACTCCTGAAGGCTTCGGGAGTCACGACCATCCCGAGGACCGCACCACGCTGACATTTTGCAAAGTGAGCCAGAACTTGTTCAGCCAGCGCGATTCCTTCGAAGCTAAAGTGGCCGTCAAATGTTACTCCTTTGTTCAGGACTTGTTCGACGAGAATTACCTGTACTCCTCGTCAAAAGTGGAGAAGTACGAGGCTGTGAAcgtgttgtatcccgtaccgttggggaactgcccggtccgactgcccggagcagccggagcaccaccacgtccaGCACCCGCCACGTccttcgaccaactcccttttattccagttcaatgatgaaatatatatacagatgtgcgagtcagctgaccagatagggcgcatgcctagcgccacctagtttatacaaacataactacagaatacaataccacattattccccctcaaaagagttagcaactaacactggaaaaacacaataaacactcaatgtctttcatagtctttaaaccacactggtggtcttctttgtctcgtcgaatgcctcagtcctggaacgtccctttcaactggcgtctgaacagatggctgctggggtgggtcgtggttctcctgctgtggttcgccaagtggttttgctgattcaggtgaacaacttttcggaactgtaggtggtggaactggttgggggcaaggtaccagccgactccgattccatgtgcggccatcattgagcttgtaggtatcttgaccacattggtccacaatggtgaatggactcgagtagctcagagcgcccttaggcacgtgaccaggcaacttgactctcaccggttgacctgttgttaatggagagtactttgcagctcgtcgacggtcagtgtaagtcttacttgcttgttgcctttgtgctactctgctgtggatggacttcatcgctgcctgcggatcttgaaaaaactctttacctggcgctcctacaagatcaagttttgttctgggatgacggccgtgaagaaggacggaaggcttcactcctgtggtcgcatgcggtgtgaaacggtagactcccaggtattcggtgatagcttccttcaaaggccgatgttcttgtgcgcagacttgaacgtactctttgagtactcgattaaacctctctacctgcccgttagcttgcggatgatagactgccgaatacgtatgagcgatgccacgttctttgaggaaactgtcaaactccaaggctgtaaactgagcaccatgatcactcacaatctcgtctggatatccttccctgctgaagatgcttcgcagaaaggagatgactgttgcagttgtcacccttgctgagaaacaaacctcaggccacttgctgtagtaatcgatggctgtaatggcaaaacggcaatctgccggcacttcggaaaaagggcccacaatatcgatgcctagcttctgccatggtgcagatgggaatgcaactggctgcagaggtggtgtcacgggttttgcagacttgtcaacagattggcataccgcgcaggatgcaatgaattgttctacttgcttgcacatagcaggccaccagtattgctcacgtagtcgctgctttgtcctcgttattcccggatgagactcgtgggctgcgtcaagaagccgtgctacgagggacgaaggtactacaaatttgtcaccacgaagcaggaggtctccaacgactgagagctcag containing:
- the LOC144109572 gene encoding cysteine-rich venom protein-like; its protein translation is MPSHTLCSQEYEDEDASPWIPDILWLHYRSQLALGHLSDFPATGNMLEMRWDDELAKVAQALAERCFTPEGFGSHDHPEDRTTLTFCKVSQNLFSQRDSFEAKVAVKCYSFVQDLFDENYLYSSSKVEKYEAVNVLYPEGAFRMFIYVCNYAPAGNVIDQELYWPGPPSSFCPEDTKCNQTRGLCSVTGVEPGADKTTTTTTKEAPPTTEPDDHPPSHSPPEAVAEMSALAAALTAVGAWRRRVA